One window from the genome of Pseudomonas sp. L5B5 encodes:
- a CDS encoding type III PLP-dependent enzyme, translating to MSINVEDYFARETFQKMKAFADKQETPFVVIDTQMIAQAYDDLRAGFEFAKVYYAVKANPAVEIIDLLHEKGSSFDIASIYELDKVLGRGIDPANISYGNTIKKSKDIRYFYEKGVRLYATDSEADLRNIAKAAPGSKVYVRILTEGSTTADWPLSRKFGCQTDMAMDLLILARDLGLVPYGVSFHVGSQQRDISVWDAAIAKVKVIFERLKEEDGIVLKLINMGGGFPANYITRTNSLETYAEEIIRFLKEDFGDDLPEIILEPGRSLIANAGILVSEVVLVARKSRTAVERWVYTDVGKFSGLIETMDESIKFPIWTEKKGEVEEVVIAGPTCDSADIMYENYKYGLPLNLAIGDRMYWLSTGAYTTSYSAVEFNGFPPLKAYYV from the coding sequence ATGTCGATTAACGTCGAAGACTATTTTGCGCGCGAAACCTTTCAGAAAATGAAGGCGTTCGCCGACAAGCAAGAAACCCCGTTCGTGGTCATCGACACCCAGATGATCGCCCAGGCCTACGACGACCTGCGCGCCGGTTTCGAATTCGCCAAGGTCTACTACGCGGTCAAGGCCAACCCGGCCGTCGAGATCATCGACCTGCTGCACGAAAAAGGCTCCAGCTTCGACATCGCCTCGATCTACGAGCTGGACAAGGTGCTGGGCCGCGGCATCGACCCGGCCAACATCAGCTACGGCAACACCATCAAGAAGTCCAAGGACATCCGCTACTTCTATGAGAAGGGCGTCCGCCTGTATGCCACCGACTCCGAAGCCGACCTGCGCAACATCGCCAAGGCCGCGCCGGGCTCCAAGGTCTATGTGCGCATCCTCACCGAAGGCTCCACCACTGCCGACTGGCCACTGTCGCGCAAGTTCGGCTGCCAGACCGACATGGCCATGGACCTCTTGATCCTCGCCCGTGACCTGGGCCTGGTGCCGTACGGCGTGTCGTTCCACGTGGGCTCGCAACAGCGCGACATCAGCGTCTGGGACGCCGCCATCGCCAAGGTCAAGGTGATCTTCGAGCGCCTCAAGGAAGAAGACGGCATCGTGCTGAAGCTGATCAACATGGGCGGCGGCTTCCCGGCCAACTACATCACCCGCACCAACAGCCTGGAAACCTACGCCGAGGAAATCATCCGTTTCCTCAAGGAAGACTTCGGCGACGACCTGCCGGAAATCATCCTCGAGCCAGGCCGTTCGCTGATCGCCAACGCCGGCATCCTGGTCAGTGAAGTGGTCCTGGTGGCACGCAAGTCCCGTACCGCCGTGGAACGCTGGGTGTACACCGACGTGGGCAAGTTCTCCGGCCTGATCGAAACCATGGACGAGTCCATCAAGTTCCCGATCTGGACCGAGAAGAAAGGCGAAGTGGAAGAAGTGGTGATCGCCGGCCCGACCTGCGACAGCGCCGACATCATGTACGAGAACTACAAGTACGGCCTGCCACTGAACCTGGCCATCGGCGACCGCATGTACTGGCTGTCCACCGGTGCCTACACCACCAGCTACAGCGCCGTGGAATTCAACGGCTTCCCACCGCTGAAGGCCTACTACGTCTGA